The following proteins are co-located in the Desulfatitalea tepidiphila genome:
- a CDS encoding AsmA family protein has translation MPKPLKWVLIAIVCLIVVVLVAVMIAPMVINFEKYKPAIETEASNAMGRRVVLGGKIVPSVFPWVGLALSDVSIQNPSGFSEKNFISVGLFEVRIKLLPLLTGTYEIKRFVIKSPHIVLETSNTGKSNLDGLGEAAKSATAAGAKSSTPQESAKKTGLPIKSLKAEEFAITDGRFLIVDQEAGTKQEIKDVGLILTDLSMDQPIGIDFNAIANGHPIRVKGTAGPLGTPIGQKPIQLDIVAVLLKKIDARIQGQIENVLEAPRFDAGIQVSPFSLRKALEEANIALPFSTADPQVLDRIALDLTVSGQPDRVAISDGKLTLDDSRITFQGRGQTWSKPDLQLSAELDRIDLDRYLPPPSEKKSSKEDKARTPTPETAETDYAPLRKLVLDAQLKAGRIKAKNMIVEDIMLKATARDGIIRIDPLGMALYDGHLAAKSTVNVQSRKPMSKATVTLAGVQSAPLIKDLLDKEMIQGMMSAALDLQFSGDTADTIRRTLSGNGKLQFKDGAIIGLDLDGMVRNVQSAFGLAEKSSEKPRTDFSELVVQFIADNGVTTLEVANLVSPLLRVAASGSADLAQETLNLRIDPKFVGTLKGQGDAKERSGVMVPVNVGGTFEKPKFKPDLKALLEQPLPDKEALKKAIPTEKELKQDLEKKGMELLKGLTLPDRKKD, from the coding sequence ATGCCAAAACCTTTAAAATGGGTGTTGATTGCCATTGTCTGTTTGATCGTCGTTGTTCTGGTGGCCGTCATGATTGCCCCCATGGTCATCAATTTCGAGAAGTACAAGCCGGCGATCGAGACCGAAGCAAGCAATGCTATGGGCCGACGTGTCGTGTTGGGCGGCAAAATCGTCCCCTCCGTGTTCCCGTGGGTGGGCCTGGCCCTTTCTGATGTATCTATTCAAAATCCTTCTGGTTTTAGTGAAAAAAACTTTATTTCCGTCGGTTTGTTCGAAGTTCGCATCAAACTGTTGCCGCTACTCACCGGCACATATGAAATCAAGCGCTTTGTGATCAAAAGCCCACATATTGTCCTGGAAACATCAAACACGGGCAAAAGCAATCTGGACGGCCTGGGAGAAGCGGCAAAATCCGCGACCGCTGCGGGCGCGAAAAGCTCGACGCCGCAAGAATCCGCTAAAAAGACCGGACTTCCAATTAAATCCCTCAAAGCCGAAGAGTTCGCCATCACCGACGGTCGGTTTCTCATTGTGGATCAAGAGGCCGGAACAAAACAAGAGATCAAGGATGTGGGCCTGATTCTTACAGATCTCTCCATGGATCAGCCGATCGGAATAGATTTCAATGCCATAGCCAACGGGCACCCGATCCGAGTGAAAGGAACGGCCGGTCCATTGGGTACCCCCATCGGTCAGAAACCGATCCAGTTGGACATCGTGGCCGTCTTGCTGAAAAAAATCGATGCACGTATTCAGGGACAAATCGAAAATGTTTTAGAGGCCCCCCGGTTTGACGCCGGCATCCAAGTCTCGCCTTTTTCGTTGCGAAAAGCGCTGGAGGAGGCCAACATAGCACTCCCCTTCAGCACCGCGGACCCGCAGGTTCTCGATCGCATCGCCCTGGACTTGACCGTTTCCGGACAACCGGATCGGGTCGCCATTTCAGATGGAAAGCTGACGCTGGACGACTCCCGAATCACCTTTCAGGGGCGTGGTCAGACATGGAGCAAGCCTGATCTGCAACTCTCCGCCGAACTCGATCGTATTGATCTGGATCGCTATCTACCACCGCCTTCTGAAAAAAAGTCTTCCAAAGAGGATAAAGCCCGGACCCCCACTCCCGAGACAGCCGAAACCGACTATGCCCCTCTGCGTAAACTCGTGTTGGATGCGCAACTGAAAGCGGGCCGCATCAAGGCCAAAAACATGATCGTGGAAGACATCATGTTAAAGGCCACGGCCCGCGACGGCATCATTCGGATCGATCCGCTTGGGATGGCGCTCTATGATGGCCATCTGGCCGCAAAAAGCACCGTCAACGTGCAATCCCGCAAACCGATGAGCAAGGCTACCGTTACACTCGCCGGTGTCCAGTCCGCCCCCTTGATCAAGGACCTGCTCGACAAAGAGATGATTCAGGGCATGATGAGTGCGGCCCTGGATCTTCAATTCAGCGGCGACACGGCCGATACGATTCGCAGGACCCTGAGCGGCAATGGCAAGCTCCAATTCAAGGACGGCGCCATCATAGGCCTCGACCTGGACGGCATGGTGCGCAATGTTCAGTCGGCCTTCGGTCTGGCTGAAAAATCCTCTGAAAAACCGCGCACCGATTTCAGCGAACTGGTGGTTCAGTTTATCGCCGACAATGGTGTAACCACCTTGGAGGTCGCCAACCTCGTATCGCCCTTACTGCGCGTCGCCGCCAGCGGATCGGCCGACCTGGCCCAGGAAACCCTGAACCTCCGCATCGATCCCAAATTCGTGGGGACTCTAAAAGGACAAGGCGACGCCAAAGAGCGTTCGGGGGTGATGGTGCCGGTCAACGTCGGGGGGACCTTCGAAAAGCCAAAATTCAAGCCGGATCTCAAAGCCCTGCTGGAACAACCGCTGCCGGACAAGGAGGCTCTTAAAAAGGCCATTCCGACCGAAAAAGAACTCAAGCAGGATCTGGAAAAAAAGGGAATGGAACTGCTTAAAGGGCTGACCCTTCCGGACCGCAAGAAGGATTAA
- a CDS encoding replication-associated recombination protein A yields MMDIFDQTKSAQPAESRPLPERMRPRTLQAFVGHAHVVGPGTLLAEAIRNDRIFSMILWGPPGSGKTTLARIITQASGSYFVHFSAVLSGVKEIRAVIEEAREQLHKHGRRTILFVDEIHRFNKSQQDAFLHHVESGLLTLIGATTENPSFEVIAPLLSRCRVVTLSALTEADLRAILNRALDDVENGLGRYRLALNTEAAEHLIRLSGGDARTALNNLEMAAFMTLARQGPTQDQTPRVIDLDDVEKAVQQKALQYDKSGEEHYNLISAFHKSLRGSDPDAALYWLARMLMAGEDPLYVARRMVRFASEDIGNADPYALRLTMAAMEAFRFIGPPEGELALAQAAVYLATATKSNSIYKAYGRVQEVIRKTGTLPVPLHIRNAPTQLMKSLGYGRDYQYAHDHKDAFVPQHYLPEQLQGNIYYFPQERGYEKLIKQRVDHWRQQLAGQKTKNT; encoded by the coding sequence ATGATGGATATCTTCGATCAAACCAAAAGTGCACAACCTGCCGAATCCAGGCCCTTGCCCGAGCGTATGCGGCCGCGAACCCTGCAGGCGTTTGTGGGCCATGCCCATGTCGTCGGACCGGGCACCCTGCTGGCCGAGGCCATTCGGAACGACCGGATTTTCTCCATGATCCTCTGGGGGCCCCCGGGTTCAGGTAAAACCACGCTGGCCCGCATCATCACCCAGGCCTCGGGTTCTTATTTCGTTCACTTTTCCGCTGTTTTGTCGGGCGTCAAAGAGATACGTGCGGTGATCGAGGAGGCAAGGGAACAGTTGCACAAACATGGTCGCAGAACGATCCTGTTCGTGGACGAAATTCATCGGTTCAACAAATCACAGCAGGATGCTTTTCTCCATCATGTCGAAAGCGGTCTGTTGACCCTCATTGGTGCGACCACCGAGAACCCCTCCTTCGAAGTGATCGCGCCGCTGCTTTCCAGATGCCGCGTCGTGACGCTTTCGGCATTGACCGAGGCGGATTTGCGAGCCATTTTAAACCGGGCACTCGACGATGTGGAGAACGGTTTGGGACGGTACCGACTGGCACTCAACACCGAAGCGGCAGAGCATCTGATTCGTCTGTCGGGCGGCGACGCCCGGACGGCGCTCAACAATCTGGAGATGGCCGCATTTATGACCCTGGCAAGACAGGGACCGACCCAGGACCAGACGCCGAGGGTAATTGATCTGGATGACGTTGAAAAAGCGGTCCAGCAAAAGGCATTGCAATACGATAAAAGCGGCGAAGAACACTACAACCTGATCTCCGCATTTCATAAGAGCCTGCGCGGCAGCGATCCGGACGCGGCTCTCTATTGGTTGGCGCGCATGCTCATGGCCGGTGAAGACCCCCTGTATGTGGCCAGGCGCATGGTGCGGTTTGCATCGGAGGACATCGGCAACGCCGATCCGTATGCATTGCGCCTGACCATGGCGGCCATGGAGGCTTTTCGATTCATCGGTCCGCCCGAAGGCGAACTGGCGCTGGCCCAGGCGGCCGTCTATCTGGCTACGGCGACCAAAAGCAACAGTATTTACAAAGCCTATGGAAGAGTCCAGGAGGTGATCCGGAAAACGGGCACCCTGCCTGTGCCGCTACATATCCGCAATGCCCCCACGCAACTGATGAAATCCCTGGGTTACGGTCGTGATTACCAGTATGCCCACGACCATAAGGACGCCTTTGTACCCCAGCACTATCTTCCCGAGCAGCTGCAGGGCAATATCTATTACTTTCCCCAGGAACGGGGGTATGAGAAGCTGATCAAACAGCGAGTCGACCATTGGCGGCAGCAGTTGGCCGGTCAGAAAACGAAAAATACCTGA
- the lexA gene encoding transcriptional repressor LexA: MQPRLTPKQQQLFDYLGRSVDRDGKAPSLREAAAELGISHAAVAQGLKALEEKGYVKREGRYSRTLFLLNPAQQPIAPHRWREVPIVGRITAGLPMYAQQEWDGTVVVDAALFQEQHLFALRVQGDSMRDAAILDGDLAICTPRQYARNGEIVVALVHNEEATVKRFFLRKNRIELRPENPDFASMFYGFDEVLVQGKVIGIQRAAVS; the protein is encoded by the coding sequence ATGCAACCCCGACTGACCCCCAAACAACAGCAGCTCTTCGACTACCTGGGCCGGAGTGTCGATCGTGACGGCAAGGCGCCCAGCCTGCGGGAGGCCGCCGCCGAACTGGGCATCAGCCATGCCGCCGTGGCCCAGGGACTCAAGGCACTGGAGGAAAAAGGGTACGTGAAACGCGAAGGACGCTACAGCCGGACCCTTTTTCTGCTCAATCCAGCCCAGCAACCCATCGCACCGCATCGCTGGCGCGAAGTCCCCATCGTGGGCCGGATCACCGCGGGTCTGCCCATGTATGCCCAGCAGGAGTGGGACGGCACCGTGGTCGTGGATGCCGCCCTGTTCCAGGAGCAGCACCTGTTCGCCCTGCGGGTGCAGGGGGATTCCATGCGGGATGCCGCGATTCTCGACGGAGACCTGGCCATCTGCACGCCGCGCCAGTACGCCCGCAACGGCGAAATCGTGGTGGCCCTGGTGCACAACGAGGAGGCCACGGTCAAGCGCTTCTTTCTGCGCAAGAACCGCATCGAGCTGCGACCGGAGAACCCCGATTTTGCGTCCATGTTTTACGGTTTTGACGAGGTGTTGGTGCAGGGCAAGGTCATCGGCATTCAACGCGCGGCGGTTTCGTAG
- a CDS encoding LEA type 2 family protein produces the protein MRWHSIRRVIMRLCGFVPALVLFGCATLGGGFETPHIGLAAIRLQEIKGFESIFQVDLRVSNPNDHSLPIQGINCDLSLNGRRLANGVANPDREIPAYGSDIVTVTVFAAMIDMVGVAHHLIQGMQNGTSNEKWTYAVKGHMRLNGAVWPGKIPFSKRGEITMEELVGDQPRKK, from the coding sequence ATGCGATGGCATTCCATCCGGCGGGTCATCATGCGCCTGTGCGGTTTCGTCCCGGCACTCGTGCTGTTTGGCTGCGCCACCCTGGGGGGTGGATTTGAAACCCCGCACATTGGTCTGGCCGCCATCCGGTTGCAGGAGATCAAAGGATTCGAATCCATATTCCAGGTGGATCTGCGGGTATCGAACCCCAACGACCATAGCCTGCCGATTCAAGGGATCAATTGCGACCTGTCGCTCAATGGGCGCCGGCTGGCCAATGGCGTCGCCAATCCGGACAGGGAAATCCCCGCCTACGGCAGCGATATCGTTACGGTCACGGTATTCGCCGCCATGATCGACATGGTCGGTGTCGCCCATCATCTCATCCAGGGCATGCAAAACGGCACCTCAAATGAGAAGTGGACCTATGCCGTCAAGGGGCACATGCGCTTGAACGGCGCCGTGTGGCCGGGGAAAATCCCGTTCAGCAAACGGGGCGAGATCACCATGGAAGAGCTGGTGGGCGACCAGCCGCGAAAAAAATAG
- a CDS encoding endonuclease III domain-containing protein, which yields MPDTSENFDIDRFVDLLAAAYAQWRAPIITFLANRGATPFEVLVSTILSLRTKDEVTSEAAARLFARARTPEQMLDLGEHRVAELIYPVGFYPTKAKRLVEISRIIRDEHGGKVPDTMEGLLALPGVGRKTANLVLVEGYGQDAICVDTHVHRISNRIGYVQTRTPEQTEMALRDKLPRRHWIRYNELLVAFGQVICRPISPFCSRCPVAWMCPRIGVAKSR from the coding sequence ATGCCTGACACTTCGGAAAATTTTGATATCGATCGGTTCGTGGATTTGCTCGCCGCCGCATATGCCCAGTGGCGGGCGCCGATCATCACCTTTCTGGCCAACCGCGGCGCGACGCCTTTCGAGGTGCTCGTGTCCACTATTTTGTCCCTGCGCACCAAGGACGAGGTGACGTCGGAGGCGGCGGCCCGGCTCTTTGCCCGGGCACGCACGCCGGAACAGATGTTAGACTTGGGAGAGCACCGGGTGGCCGAGTTGATTTATCCGGTCGGGTTCTATCCGACCAAGGCCAAACGGCTGGTGGAGATCAGTCGGATCATACGGGACGAACACGGCGGCAAGGTGCCCGATACCATGGAGGGGTTGTTGGCCTTACCCGGGGTGGGGCGCAAAACCGCCAATCTCGTGCTGGTGGAAGGCTACGGCCAAGACGCCATTTGTGTGGATACCCATGTGCATCGCATCAGCAATCGCATCGGCTACGTGCAAACCCGCACGCCCGAACAGACCGAGATGGCATTGCGCGACAAGCTGCCGCGCAGGCACTGGATCCGCTACAATGAGCTGCTGGTGGCCTTCGGCCAGGTGATTTGCCGGCCCATATCCCCGTTTTGCAGCCGCTGCCCGGTGGCATGGATGTGTCCGCGGATCGGGGTGGCGAAGTCGAGGTAG